The following coding sequences are from one Lolium rigidum isolate FL_2022 chromosome 6, APGP_CSIRO_Lrig_0.1, whole genome shotgun sequence window:
- the LOC124660525 gene encoding uncharacterized protein LOC124660525 has translation MAEALLLASHLLLALALIAASLSHLLTAAVAHLSPAHTTTTNRLRLLRHPLLRLLPVLAAVPFPFLPVAPTSRLLPFLLLPPLLLPLPLPFLPPTHLPPLTPLLHSLPLLLLARAAALLSAAFPASDLQAHALSVAALLLLAAAAASLLAALSPPRTAHHFLADTAFAFAGTVGGLWALQTGLTLYVDACVPVGCHRLIDAALAPATRCDVDEARLQGVAVMDLMLSVHCLVAAAAVAGLYLGVAKCCGVDAGGRRQNGAGGSYEALPMVTSSGAIQEMEHLPMMKGVVGKAVAQE, from the coding sequence ATGGCAGaggcgctgctgctggcgagccACCTTCTCCTGGCGCTCGCCCTCATCGCCGCCTCCCTCTCCCATCTcctcaccgccgccgtcgcccatctCTCACCcgcgcacaccaccaccaccaaccggctccgtctcctccgccacccgctcctccgcctcctcccggtcCTCGCCGCCGTCCCATTCCCCTTCCTCCCCGTCGCGCCCACCTCCCGcctcctccccttcctcctcctcccgcccctcctcctcccgctcccaCTCCCCTTCCTCCCGCCCACCCACCTCCCACCCCTAACCCCGCTCCTCCACtccctcccgctcctcctcctcgcgcgcgccgccgctctCCTCTCCGCCGCATTCCCCGCGTCCGACCTCCAGGCCCACGCGCTCTccgtcgccgccctcctcctcctcgccgccgccgccgcctccctcctcgcCGCGCTGTCCCCGCCAAGAACCGCCCACCACTTCCTGGCCGACACGGCCTTCGCCTTCGCCGGCACCGTCGGGGGCCTCTGGGCCCTCCAGACCGGCCTCACCCTCTACGTCGACGCCTGCGTCCccgtcggctgccaccggctcatCGACGCTGCCCTCGCGCCAGCGACGCGCTGCGACGTCGACGAGGCCAGGCTGCAGGGCGTGGCGGTCATGGACCTCATGCTGTCCGTGCATTGCCTCGTCGCCGCGGCTGCTGTCGCAGGGCTGTATCTCGGGGTCGCAAAGTGCTGCGGTGTTGACGCCGGGGGTCGGAGACAGAATGGTGCTGGGGGGTCGTATGAGGCCCTGCCCATGGTGACTTCGTCGGGGGCCATCCAGGAGATGGAACATCTACCAATGATGAAGGGCGTCGTTGGCAAGGCTGTGGCACAGGAATGA